The genomic DNA GCCGCCTTCGACGTTGGCGACCAGGCGCTTGACGAAGGTGCCGTCCTGGATGTCCTTGAGGATGGCCTGCATACGCTCCTTGGTGCCCGCATCGATGACGCGCGGGCCCGACAGGTAGCCGCCGAACTCGGCGGTGTCGGAGACCGAGTAGTTCATGCGGGCGATGCCGCCCTCGTACATGAGGTCGACGATCAGCTTGAGCTCGTGCAGGACCTCGAAGTAGGCCATCTCGGGGGCGTAGCCCGCCTCGACCATGACCTCGAAACCGGTCTTGACCAGTTCCTCGGTGCCGCCGCAGAGCACGGCCTGCTCACCGAAGAGGTCGGTCTCGGTCTCTTCCTTGAAGGTGGTCTTGATGACGCCCGCGCGGGTGCCGCCGATGGCCTTGGCGTAGGACAGCGCCAGCGCCTGGCCCTCGCCCTTGGGGTCCTGGTCGATGGCGATCAGGGCGGGCACGCCCTTGCCGTCGACGAACTGGCGGCGCACCAGGTGGCCCGGGCCCTTGGGGGCGACCATGCCGATGGTGACCTCGGCCGGGGGCTTGATCAGGCCGAAGTGGATGTTGAGGCCGTGGCCGAAGAACAGCGCGTCGCCGTCCTTCAGGTTCGGCTCGATGTCGTTGGTGAAGATCGACGCCTGCGCGGTGTCGGGGGCCAGCACCATGATCACGTCGGCCCACTCGGAGACCTCGGCGGGCGTGCCGACGGTCAGGCCGGCCTCTTCGGCCTTGGGACGCGACTTCGAGCCCTCCGCCAGACCGACGCGAACCTCGACGCCGGAGTCACGCAGGCTCAGCGAGTGGGCGTGGCCCTGGCTGCCGTAGCCGATGACCGCGACCTTGCGGCCCTGGATGATCGACAGGTCGGCATCGTCGTCGTAGAACATCTCGACTGCCACGTGGTTGGTTTCCCTTCTGGAGGATCATCCCCGCCGGCGGCGGGGAGCACCGTGCTGACGCACGGGTGACGGATGGAATTGTTGGACTCAGCGCGTCGCGGTGATGGACTTGGGTCCGCGACCGACGGCGACGACACCGGACTGCACGATCTCCCGGATACCGTACGGCTCGAGCATGCGCAGCAGCGCGTCGAGCTTGGAACGAGTGCCGGTCGCCTCGACGGTGAGCGCGTCCGGCGAGACGTCGATGACCTTGGCGCGGAACAACTGCACGGCCTCGATCACCTGGGTCCGCACACTGGCGTCGGCGCGCACCTTCACCAGGATCAGTTCGCGGGCCACCGAGGCATCGGCGTCCTGCTCGACGATCTTGATGACGTTCACCAGCTTGTTGAGCTGCTTGGTGACCTGCTCGAGCGGCAGATCCTCGACGGTGACGACGATGGTCATCCGCGAGATGTCGGGCAGTTCGGTGCCACCGACCGCCAGCGACTCGATATTGAACCCACGGCGGGAGAACAGGCTCGCCACCCGCGCCAGCACGCCCGGCTTGTCCTCGACCAGGACGCTCAGGGTGTGGGTGCTGCTCATGCTTCGGTCCCCTCGTTCTCTGCTGCCTGCTGCTGGCCGTGCGTCATCGCCTCGTGGATGACCGCGGGCTCGGCGGCCTGCTCGTCCTCGTCGAAGAGCGGACGGATGCCACGCGCGGCCATGATCTCGTCGTTGCTGGTGCCCGCGGCGACCATCGGCCACACCTGGGCATCCTTGCCGACGATGAAGTCGATGACGACGGGGCGGTCGTTGATCGACTGTGCCTCGCGGATCGCGGCCTCGACCTCTTCTTCCTTCTCGACGCGGATGCCGTGGCAGCCCAGGGCTTCGGCGAGCTTGACGAAATCGGGGATGCGCAGGGTGTGGGTGCCCAGATCGGTGTTGGAGTAGCGCTCCTCGTAGAACAGGGTCTGCCACTGGCGGACCATGCCGAGGTTGCCGTTGTTGATCAGCGCCACCTTGATCGGCACGCCCTCGACGGCGCAGGTGGCCAGTTCCTGATTGGTCATCTGGAAGCAGCCGTCGCCGTCGACGGCCCAGACCTCACGGTCGGGCATGCCCATCTTGGCGCCCATCGCGGCGGGCACGGCGTAGCCCATGGTGCCCAGGCCACCGGAGTTGAGCCAGGTGCGCGGCTTCTCGTACTTGACGAACTGGGCGGCCCACATCTGGTGCTGGCCGACGCCCGCGCAGTAGATGGCGTCGGGACCGGCCAGGCGGCCCAGCGCCTCGATGACGAACTCCGGGGACAGCGAGCCGTCGCTCGGCGGGGTCCAGCCCAGCGGGTACTGGTCGCGGATGCCGTCGAGGTAGGTCCACCACTCGGTCAGGTTCAACAGCGGAGCGTCGCCGCCGACGGCCGGGTCGGCCTGCAGGGTCTCGACCAGTTCGGCGATGACCTCGCGGCAGTCACCGACGATCGGGACGTCGGCGTGCCGGTTCTTGCCGATCTCGGCCGGGTCGATGTCGGCGTGGATGACCTTGGCCTCGGGCGCGAAGGAATCGAGCTGGCCGGTGACGCGGTCGTCGAAACGGGCGCCGAGGGTGATCAGCAGATCCGACTTCTGCAGCGCGGCGACGGCGCCGACGGTGCCGTGCATGCCGGGCATGCCCATGTTCAGGCGGTGGCTGTCGGGGAACGCGCCGCGCGCCATCAGGGTGGTGACCACCGGGATGCCGGTCAGCTCGGCCAGCCTCAGCAGCTCGGCCGAGGCGTCGGCCTTGATGACGCCGCCGCCGACGTAGAGCACGGGGCGCTTGGCGTCGAGGATCATCCTGGCGGCTTCACGGACCTGCTTGCCGTGCGGCTTGGTGACCGGGCGGTAGCCGGGCAGCCGCATCTCCGGCGGCCAGCTGAAGGTGGTCTGCGCCTGCAACACGTCCTTGGGGATGTCGACCAGGACGGCGCCGGGACGACCGGAGGCGGCCAGGTAGAACGCCTCGGCGATCATGCGCGGGATGTCGATGCCGTCGGTGATCAGGAAGTTGTGCTTGGTGATCGGCATGGTGATGCCGGAGATGTCGGCTTCCTGGAAGGCGTCGGTGCCGATCAGGCTGCGGCCGACCTGGCCGGTGATGGCGACGATCGGGACCGAGTCCATCTGGGCGTCGGCGATCGGGGTCACCAGGTTGGTCGCGCCGGGGCCGGATGTGGCCATACACACACCGACCTTGCCGGTGGCCTGCGCGTAACCGGTAGCGGCGTGGCCCGCGCCCTGCTCATGGCGCACCAGCACGTGACGCACCTTGGTGGAGTCGAACAGCGGGTCGTAGACGGGCAGGATCGCGCCGCCGGGAATGCCGAATACGGTGTCGACGCCGAGCTCCTCGAGCGAGCGGACGACCGACTGCGCGCCGGTCACCCGCTCGGGCGGGACCTGGCGGCGGTTGGCCGTGCCGGCGGGCTGATGCGCCTGGCTACCGGTCTGCTGATTCGCCGAAGGCGCTGACCTGCGGGCCGAGGGCCCGGGTCGTGCGGTTGGTGCGCTCACCGTCTTCGTTCCTTACTTGTCGTTCCGACCCCGGACAACACTTGTGTGCCTGGCACGACCGGCGTCTGCGACCCGCCGCGCGCCGGACGATGTCCGA from Nocardia higoensis includes the following:
- the ilvC gene encoding ketol-acid reductoisomerase, which codes for MFYDDDADLSIIQGRKVAVIGYGSQGHAHSLSLRDSGVEVRVGLAEGSKSRPKAEEAGLTVGTPAEVSEWADVIMVLAPDTAQASIFTNDIEPNLKDGDALFFGHGLNIHFGLIKPPAEVTIGMVAPKGPGHLVRRQFVDGKGVPALIAIDQDPKGEGQALALSYAKAIGGTRAGVIKTTFKEETETDLFGEQAVLCGGTEELVKTGFEVMVEAGYAPEMAYFEVLHELKLIVDLMYEGGIARMNYSVSDTAEFGGYLSGPRVIDAGTKERMQAILKDIQDGTFVKRLVANVEGGNKELEALRKQNAEHPIEVTGKKLRDLMSWVDRPITETA
- the ilvN gene encoding acetolactate synthase small subunit codes for the protein MSSTHTLSVLVEDKPGVLARVASLFSRRGFNIESLAVGGTELPDISRMTIVVTVEDLPLEQVTKQLNKLVNVIKIVEQDADASVARELILVKVRADASVRTQVIEAVQLFRAKVIDVSPDALTVEATGTRSKLDALLRMLEPYGIREIVQSGVVAVGRGPKSITATR
- a CDS encoding acetolactate synthase large subunit; the protein is MSAPTARPGPSARRSAPSANQQTGSQAHQPAGTANRRQVPPERVTGAQSVVRSLEELGVDTVFGIPGGAILPVYDPLFDSTKVRHVLVRHEQGAGHAATGYAQATGKVGVCMATSGPGATNLVTPIADAQMDSVPIVAITGQVGRSLIGTDAFQEADISGITMPITKHNFLITDGIDIPRMIAEAFYLAASGRPGAVLVDIPKDVLQAQTTFSWPPEMRLPGYRPVTKPHGKQVREAARMILDAKRPVLYVGGGVIKADASAELLRLAELTGIPVVTTLMARGAFPDSHRLNMGMPGMHGTVGAVAALQKSDLLITLGARFDDRVTGQLDSFAPEAKVIHADIDPAEIGKNRHADVPIVGDCREVIAELVETLQADPAVGGDAPLLNLTEWWTYLDGIRDQYPLGWTPPSDGSLSPEFVIEALGRLAGPDAIYCAGVGQHQMWAAQFVKYEKPRTWLNSGGLGTMGYAVPAAMGAKMGMPDREVWAVDGDGCFQMTNQELATCAVEGVPIKVALINNGNLGMVRQWQTLFYEERYSNTDLGTHTLRIPDFVKLAEALGCHGIRVEKEEEVEAAIREAQSINDRPVVIDFIVGKDAQVWPMVAAGTSNDEIMAARGIRPLFDEDEQAAEPAVIHEAMTHGQQQAAENEGTEA